CGCCAGGAGGACGTTCCCCCTCTGGATCGCGGGGGGCATCCCCCCGGCGGGGACGAGACCCCGCATCACCGCCGTGACGGACCCCTCCTGGAGCTTCTCTTTCGCTATCGGGTGCTCTGAGATGAAGGAGTCGAGGACTTCGCGAAGCCCCCGCCCCAGGAGGTAGGGGGGCCTCGTCCCGACCCCCACGTTTGCGACGTCCTCTCCCAGAGGTATGATCCAGGCGTACCCTCCGGGGGCGGACGCCGTCCCGAAGTACATCTCGGCGGCGGCAGGGTCGATATCCACCCCCGCCATCTCGTACTCGAGGCAGACCCCCACCTCCCCCCGCGCGGCCAACCCCGCGCCCCGGGCGGTGGCGGAGCCGGGGCCGTCGGCTCCGATCACCACCTCCGCGTCCATCGTTCCGGAGGCCCTACCCGAGAGGTGGAGCCTTCCCTCCTGAAGCTCCGCCCTGACGCCGACGAGGACCCGGGCTCCGGCCCTCGCCGCCCGCCACGCCAGGTGGCGATCGAAGGACCTCCGGTCGATCACCCTCCCGAGGACGGAAAACTCCTTCGACCTCCCCGAGGGGGAGCAGATCCTCTGGACCCGGGTCCGGTGGAGGACGAGCCCCTCGGGGAGGTCGGCGAGGGCCTCGGGGATCTTTGCTTTCGGTAGGAGGCCCTCCAGCTCCTCTATCTCGGGGAGGAAGCCGCCGCACTGGACTGGGGATCCTATCTCCCTCTTTCTCTCGATCAGGACGACCTCGGCCCCCAGCCGCGCCGCCGTCTCCGCGGCGACGGAGCCCGCCGGCCCCGCCCCCACCACCGCCACCTCGACCTCATCCAGGCCGCCAGCCATCTCCATCACCCGACGGGGGTCGCCGAGAGGCCGAGCTCCAGGAGGGTCTTCTGGATCTCCTGGTAGGAGAGGTAGATCTCGTCCTTCTGCCTCTCGATCATCTCCCTCTTCGGCTCCGCCGAGAGCCAGATCGAGAGCCGGTCTCCCCGGACCATCTTCACCGAGGCGAGCATGTCCGGCTGGGTGAGCCTGTAGATGGTGTCCTTGCCGGTGAGCTCATGCCAGGCCTGGTGCTCTGCCTCCAGCCGCCCCAGAAACTCGCTCCAATCGAGCCTCTCCTCGATCCTGCCGCCGTCGGCGAGGATCGGCGTGAGATCTAGGCGGAGGTGGAGGTGGGCCCTCTCCCCCGAGACCTTCTCCTCGATCTTCCTTGCGATCTTTCCGTACTCCGGATCGGTCCGGTCGGCGGCGAGGGCTCCGTCGCCGTAGACTTCCCTCCCGACGTCCTCGAAGAACGGCGCAAGCCTCGCCGCCTCGGGCCTCGCCGTCGCGAGGGAGACCCCGACGAAGACGAGGGCGCTGAGGGAGAGGCCTATGAGGACGCCGTGCTCCGCCAGGAAGCCGCTCGCGGCGATATCGGGGAACGCCGCCTCCAGGGGTGCCTTCAGGACGAGCTTCTCGTAGGATATGAGGGCTATTTGGGTTCCTCCACCGACGATCACCGCCGCCAAGGCCCCCCATCGGGTCGCCCGCTTCCAGAAGAGGCCGCCGATGATCGGAAAGAAGTAGGAGGTGGTCCCGATCACCGTCGCGATGATCACCGCCTCGACGATGCTCTCGACGTGGAGGGCCACGGCTGCGGCGATGGCGATCATGACGATGACGAGGGCCCTGTTGATCACCAGCATCTCCTTCATGCTCGCCTGGGGCCTGATGTGCCTCTGGACGATGTCCCGGGAGATGCAGGAGGCACCGGAGGTGGCGAAGGTGTCGGCGCAGGACATGGAGGCGGCGGCAAACCCTATCGCGAAGAGGGCGACGAGGCCGCCAGGGAGGCTCTCCTGGATGAAGGTGAGGTAGAGCATCTCGGCCTCGATCTCGCCGGCGGGGAGGGGATAGATCCCCCGGAGGGCGACGGCGGCGACGAGGCAGGCGAGGTAGACGACTGCGAGAAGGACGGCCCCCAGGATGAGGCCGCGCCTGGCGGCCCTATCGTCCCGGGAGGCCCAGATCTTCTGCCAGGGGTCCTGCTCCGCGACCCAGCCGGGGAGGAGGGCTAGCTGGAGGACGAGGGCTCCGGTGACCCCCCCCAGGATGAAGAGGTTCCACCAGTCGGACCCGAGGGAGGCGGAGGCGGCGGCGAGGGTGATCCCCCCCGCCACCGAAGCCCTCGTCGCGAGGAAGGCGACGCCGACGGCGACCCCCGCCAGGAATAGGAACTGGACGGCGTCGGTCCAGACGACGGCCCGGAAGCCGCCGAGGCTGACGTATATCGATACCGCGACGGCCATCAGCAGGACCGCGTACAGGGGGGGGACCCCGAAGAAGGTCGCGAGGACGAGCTTGAACCCTATGAAGTCGGTCACCGCGAAGAGGACCATGGTGATGGCTATCGCCACCGCCACCGGGGCCCGGACGATGGGGTGGTACCTGATCTCCAGAAGCTCCGGCTGGGTCATGGCGGGGATCCTCCTGACCCTCTTCGCGATCCCTGCGATGATCAGAAGCCCCGCGACGTTGGGGAAGACCCAGACCCAGACTGACCCAACCCCTATGTAAAGAAAGAGGCCGGTCGCCAGGAGGAGGGCGGACGCCGTCAGCCACGAGGCTGCGGCCGATAGGCCGATGTTGGCAGCCCCGATCTCGCGCCCCGCCAGCCAGAAGTCCTCGACGGACCTCTGCCCTCGGGACGACCGGAGGCCGATCGCGATGAGGGCTGCTATGTACAGCCCCAGAAGGAGGAGGAAGAGGTGGTAGGAATCCATTCTGTCACCCCTCGTCCAGAGGGATCGCGAATATATAAGGGATGAGATCTCCGATTTTTCTAGCCGGATTAGCCCCCCCTGGATCTCATATCTCTGGGCCACGGCCGAAGGCACCTCATCTTGGAGGAGGATGGTCTCGCCCCCTTACCGCCCCTCGGCCCGCGGAAGACTTAAGGATGCGGCGCTCAAGTCTCTCCTGAGGTTCTTCTCATGAGAAGCGATATCACCAAGGTCGGGCCGGAGAGGGCGCCCCACCGGGCCCTCCTCAAGGGCACCGGCCTCATAGACGAGGAGATGGACCGCCCCTTCGTCGCGGTCGTCAACTCCTGGAACGAGTTCATACCGGGCCACATCCACCTCGACAAGATCGCCCAGGCGGTCAAGGCCGGGATCAGGATGGCGGGGGGGGTCCCCTTCGAGTTTCACACCATCGGCATCTGCGACGGCATCGCCATGGGCCACCGGGGCATGAAGTACTCCCTCCCCAGCCGGGAGATCATCGAGGACACCATCGAGGTGATGGTGGAAGCCCACCAGCTCGACGGGATGGTCCTCATCTCCTCCTGCGACAAGATCGTCCCCGGCCATCTGATGGCGGCGGGGAGGCTCGACCTTCCGGCGATAGCCGTCACCGGCGGCCCCATGTACCCCGGCTTCGCCTGCGATCAAGAGCTGGACCTGATCGACGTCTTCGAGGGGTGGCAGAAGGGGGGCGAGGTCCTGGAGGTGCTGGAGAACCTGGCCTGTCCGGGGGCCGGCTCCTGCGCCGGCCTCTTCACCGCGAACACCATGGCATGCCTGACGGAGACCCTCGGCCTGAGCCTCCCTGGCTGCGCGACCGCCCACGCCGCGGACGCCAAGAAGATGAGGATAGCGAAAAAATCGGGGCTCAAGATCGTCGAGCTGATCGAGAGGGGGATCACCGCTAGAGAGGTCGTGACCCGAAAGTCGATCGAGAACGCCATCCGGATGGACATGGCCATCGGCGGGTCCACCAACACCGCCCTCCACATACCGGCGGTCGCCTCCGAGTTTGAGATCGATATCGATCTTGAGGACTTCGATCGGTTGAGCCGGGAGACCCCCCACCTCGTCAACCTCCGCCCCGGGGGCCCCCACCACATCATCGACCTGGAGCGGGCCGGGGGGATCCCCGCCGTCATGAAGCGGCTTCAGTCGAAGCTCCACCGGGACGTCCTGACGGTGACGGGGAGGACCCTCGGCGAGGAGATCGCTGCCTTCAGCCCCGCAAACCCCGAGACCTTCGCGAAGGTCGTCAGGACCCTGGAGAGCCCTGTCCACCCCGAGGGCGGCATCGCCATCCTGAAGGGGTCCCTCGCCCCCGAGGGGTCGGTCGTCAAGCAGACGGCGGTCTCCCAGGAGATGAGAAGGCACACCGGGAAAGCCAAGGTCTACGACTCCGAGGAGGACGCCCTGGCGGGGATCGTCGGCGGCGAGGTGGTCGCAGGAAACGTCGTCGTCATCAGGTACGAGGGGCCCAAGGGCGGCCCCGGAATGAGGGAGACGCTCTCGCCGACCTCGGCGATCCAGGGGATCGGCCTCGGAAACTCCGTCGCCCTGATCACCGACGGCAGGTTCTCCGGCGGCACGAGGGGCCCCTGTATCGGCCACGTATGCCCCGAGGCGGCCGTCGGCGGTCCGATCGCCCTCGTCGAAGACGGCGACGAGATCAGAATCGACATCGACGCCCGGAGGATCGACCTTTTGGTCGACGCCGGGACAATCGAGGGGAGGAGGGGCGCCTGGAGGCCACCGGAGCCGAAGGTGGCGAAGGGGATGCTGGCGAGGTACAGCAGGTCCGTCACCTCCGCGAGCCGGGGCGGAGTTCTCAGGTAGGTGAGAGATGGCTCCTAAGGGCGCAAGGCCTCAGGAGGCGGGGAGCTCCCCGAGGGGGATCCGGTCTTTCGTCGCCGTCGACCTCCCCGGACCGATCCGCGACGGTATGGCCCGGGTCCAGGCGGAGATCGCCCTCCCCGGGGTGAGGCTCGTCAACCCCGGCCTCATCCACATCACCCTCAAGTTCCTGGGGGACGTCCCACCGTCGAAGGTGGGGAGGGTGGACGAGGCCCTCCGAAGGGTGAGGCGCTCCTCCTTCACCGCCCGGGTGCGGGGCGTGGGGGCCTTCCCCGGCCGGTCCATCCGGGTCGTCTGGATCGGCGCCGAGGGCGAGTTCGAGGGGCTCTTCTCCGCCGTAGAGGAGGCCCTGGTCCCCCTCGGTTTTCCCCGGGAGGGGCGGAGGTTCACATCCCACGCCACCATCGCCCGGGTCGCGAGGCCCGGCCCCGAGACGACCGCCCTCCTCGCCGAGAGGCTCGCCCCCTTCAGGGAGATCGACCTCGGCGAGTTCCGAGTCGAGGAGTTTTCCCTCAAGAAGAGCACCCTCACCCCCGGAGGGCCCATCTACGAGGATCTCGGATCCTTTCCTCTCTCCTCTGACTGAGGAGGTCCTCGCCAGGGTGAGGCCCTCCCCTGAGGAGCGGGAGAGGCTGGCGGCCGTCGCGGGGAGGATCATATCCTGGATCGAGGAGCTGATGAGGGCCGCCGGGATCGGGGGCGAGGCGGTCCTGGTGGGGTCCGCGGCTCGGGGGACCTGGCTCTCAGGGGACCACGACCTCGACGTCTTCATCGGCGTCCCCGAGGGGTCCTCCCTCCTCCCGGCCCTGGAGGTGGCGAGGCTCGTCGCCCCGGAGTTCGAGGAGCGGTACGCCGAGCACGCCTACGTCCACGCCCTCTTCGAGGGGTTTGAGGTGGACATCGTGCCGTGCTATCTGGTGGAGGACGCCTCAGAGATCATATCCGCCGTCGACAGGACCCCCTTCCACAGCCGGTACGTCTCGGCGAGGATACGGGGGCTGGAGGACGAGGTCCTCCTCTTGAAGCAGTTCATGAAGGGGGTCGGGGTCTACGGGTCGGAGCTGAGGATCGGCGGCTTCTCCGGATACCTGGCGGAGCTTCTGGTGATCCGGTACGGTTCGTTCGTCGGCGTCCTGGAGGGGTCCTCCCTCTGGCGGCCGGGGGAGGCGATCGATCTGGAGGACCACTCCAGCCGGTCCCACGAGGATCCTCTGGTGGTGGTCGACCCCGTCGACCCCGGAAGGAACGTCGCCGCCGCCCTCACCCTCGACAGGATGTTCGCCTTCGCCGCCGCGTCCCGTCTATTTCTGAGGGAGCCCTCCTTGGAGTTCTTCTTCCCGCCAGACCTTCCGCCCCTCCCTGACGAAGAGCTCCGCGAGGCCCTCGCGGAGCGGAGGAGCACCCTCATCCTCCTGGAGTTCGCCGCCCCGGACCTGGTGGAGGACGTCGTCTTCCCGCAGCTGAGAAAGGCGGAGCAGTCGGTCCGCGCCCTCCTGGAGAGGGGCGGCTTCTCCCTCCTCAGGTCCGACGCCGACTGGCACCGGGCCGTCCCGGTTCGCGATGATGGGGTGGGGGCGACCGGTCCGTCCGATGACGTCGGCGTCCTCCGGATCCTCCTCGAGCTGGAGGTCGCCCTCCTCCCCCGGGTCGAGAGGAGGGTCGGCCCCCCAGCCTGGGAGGCGGAGCACGCGAAGAGGTTCGTCGCAAGCCACCCCGCCCCTCTATCGGGCCCTTACATCGAGGGCGGGAGGGTGGTGGTGGAGGTGGCCCGGAAGTTCCTCAGAGCCGAGGACATCCTCCGGTCCCAGGTGGCGGGCCTCTCCTTGGGGCGCCACCTCGGCCCCTCCCTGAGGCGTGGCTACAAGATATACGTCGGCCAGGAGATCCTGGAGGTGAGGGACCCCGAGTTTCGGATCTTCATCGCCAGGTACTTCTCGGCGCGAGAGAAGGTCGGCTGATGACCATCCGCCCTCATCGGAAGCAGTTCCAGTAGGGGCTCATCGCCCTCTTCACCTCTTCTATCCTCTCCGCCGCCCTCGGGTCCTCCTCGCCGTCGATCCGGCCCGGGTCCTCCCCCGAGAAGCCCCTCAGGACGGCGACGATCGACTCGGCGAGGGCGGAGAGGTTGTAGCCTCCCTCGAGGGCGGCGACGAGCCTGCCGCCGCAGCATCGGTCGGCGACCTCCTTCACCGCCGCCGCCATGTATCCGAAGGCTCCGCAGGTGAGGTTCATGCCGCTGAGGGGGTCTGCCTGGTGGGGGTCCTGCCCCGCCGAGACGAGGACGATGTCGGGGTCGAACTCCAGCGCCAACGGCTTTAAGATCTCCTCGAAGGCGGCGAAGTAGCCCGAGTCCCCCGTTCCCCAGGGGAGGGGGACGTTCACGGTGAACCCCTCGGCGCCGTCCATCCCCAGCTCTTTTACCCGGCCTGTGCCGGGATAGTGGGGGAACTGGTGGGTGGAGAAGTACATCACCGACCTGTCGTCGTAGAAGATGGCGCTCGTCCCGTTCCCGTGGTGGACGTCCCAGTCTACGATCAGGACCCTCTCCATCCCCATCCTCTGGGCGAACCTAGCCCCTATCGCGACGTTGTTGAATATGCAGAACCCCATCCCCCGGTTGGGGAGGGCGTGATGCCCCGGCGGCCTCACCAGGGCGAAGGCGTTCTCCAGGCCGTCGTTCACCCGTTCTATGCCGGTGATCACCCCTCCCGCCGCCATGAGGGCCGCCTCATAAGATCGGCGCGAGACGACAGTGTCCAGGTCCAGGTATCCTCCTCCTCTCTCGGAGATGGTCCTGACCTGATCTATGTATCCGGGGGAGTGGACCGCTCTCACCTCCTCCAGGGTGGCGGGCCTCGGGGTGACGAGCTCCAGCTCCAGCCCCGAGGATCTTATCATCTCGAGGGCGGAGATGAGCCGCTCCTTCCTCTCGGGATGGCCGTCGGTCTCGTGCTCCAGGTAGATGGGGTGGTATATAAGGCCAGTTCGCGCCATAGAGCCACCTTTGTCGTCTCGGACGTAAAAACAATTCTCCCCGATCTTAAGGGGGCGTGGGGTTTCTGAAACTGAAATAATGGGCATATTTCCATTATTGTTCGATTATTACGGGATATTATCACGAATAAAACTATAATGGTGTATTATGGGCTTAAAAAGTACAAAATATAACTTTTTTACGTAAAATAAGCTTCATAATAATGGTATAATGAAAGATCAAGCCTTAAAATAGTTTTTTATGTTGTTTTTTCCATCTAGCCCGTTCATACGGCCAATAATCCCTCGGAACTGCGGCATAAGTGTATTTTATATTTTTCTCTGGCATTAATCTTGGAGAGTCATCGGGTTCCCTCCCGGCCCATCTCTATATAAACCGCCGACCTACGAATCATAATTTCAGGTGCAGGGAGATGGGGTCTCGCTGGAGAGACCACAAAAGATATATGGTGATATCCTCTATCATATCCCCATAGTCCCAAAGGGATCGGGAGGGTGATGCAGCTATACAGTGTCATATTGATGCCAAACAGCAACTGATGGCGCTCTTTGGCCGCGCCACAGAGGCGGGGAGATCAGTGTGGGCAATAGTTTTAAGAATCATCATACTGTATGCTGTATGAACCTTGCCCCATAGGGGATATGTAGGAGGTTATCGAAATAATGACGAAAGTGACCGCGATTACGCTTACCGCTCTTGTATTGCTGCTAGCGTCAGCTATGGCAGTAAGCGCAGTCGATAAGGTGGAGATCCGCGGTCCTGTGGCCACCGTCGAGGACGGGAAAGTTGTAACTTGGGGCCCGCAGGAGTTCGCCGGTTTCTACTATGACATCGACGACAACATCGGAACCGAGAGCATCACCCTGACCGTCACCGGTGACGCCCTCGAGAAGGACACCGGCGTGATCTACGAGACCGCAGCCCAGAATAAGGAGTTCGACTTCGATGACTGGGGCGAGTACAAGACGATCGGCTTCTTGGCCGACGAGTACTTCGCTGCCTATAACGAAGGAACCCACCTGGCGACCGAGTCCACCGACGCCAACCTGATGAAGGACGAGCAGCTCTCCAAGGTCCTGATGGACGACGACGAGGACCGGACCTTCACCTCTGGCACGCCCCTGAAGCTCGCTGAGGACTACGAGCTCGCCATCCAGGCGATCGACCTCGACGGGAACAAGGTCTACGTCCAGCTGATGAAGAGCGGCGCAGTCGTCGACTCCGCAGTGGTTGAGCCCTCCAAGACGGGCGCTACCCTCAAGGACATGACCTACGTCTACAAGAAGGACCTAGGCGACACCAAGAAGATCGTCGTCATCGCTGTCCACTTCAAGAACGCCTTCCGCGGAGCTGAGGTCGACCTGGCCACCATCGACGGCATCTGGCAGATCTCTGACGCCATCACCGACGTCTCTCAGGACACCGAGTACGACAAGATGACGATCCAGTCCGTCAACGCTGCCGCGATGACGATCACGATGAACAACGACGACGAGAAGATCACCCTCACCAAGAAGAAGGACATCCTTCTGATGGAGAACCTCAGGATCAAGACCGCCGACCAGGATGAGATCACCCCAGAGGAGCCCCTCAGGTTCTACCTCTACAAGGAGATCACCGAGCCCGGCACCTACGAGATCAGAGGGAACGTCCAGGACCTCGGCATGGGGACCGTCGAGTGGGACGCCACCACCTTTGCTGGCTTCTACTATGACATCGACGACAACCTCGGCAGAGAGAAGTTGACGATGACCATCACCGGCGACGCCCTCGAGAAGGACACCGGCGTGATCTACGAGACCTCTGCCGAGCTGAACGACTTCGAGCTCGAGGACTGGGGCCAGTACCGCACCATCGGCTTCCTGGCTGACGAGTACTTCGCCGCCTACGCCGAGGGAAGCTTCCTCGCGACTGAGTCCACCGACGCCAACCTGATGAAGGACGAGCAGCTCTCCAAGGTCCTGATGGACGACGACGAGGACATGACCTTCTACTCTGGCACGCCCCTTAAGCTCGCTGAGGACTACGAGCTCGCCATCCAGGCGATCGACCTCGACGGGAACAAGGTCTACGTCCAGCTGATGAAGAATGGCGCAGTCGTCGACTCCGCTGTGGTGGAGCCCTCCAAGGACGGAGCTGTAACCAAGGACAAGACCTACATCTACAAGAAGGACCTGGGCGACACCAAGAAGATCGTCGTCATCGCTGTCCACTTCAAGAACGCCTTCCGCGGCGCTAACCAGGACCTCGCCACCGTCAACGGCATCTGGCAGATCTCGGACACCGTCACCGACGTCTCTCAGGACACTGAGTACGACAAGATGACGATCCAGACCGTCAACGGCGCCACGATGACGATCACGATGAACAACGACGACGAGAAGATCACCCTCTCCAAGGACAAGGACATCCTCCTGATGGAGAAGATCAGGATCAAGACCGCGGACCAGGATGAGATCACCCCAGAGGAGCCCCTCAGGTTCTACATCTACAAGGAGATGACCATCGAGGGCGAAGAGGCTGAGGAGGCCGCACCGGCCCCCGTCGAGGCCCCTGCCCCCGCAGTCGAGGAGCCTGTAGCTGAGGAGCCCGTCGCTGAGGAGCCCGCCGCTGAGGCGCCTGCAGTCGAGGAGCCCGTCGCTGAGGAGCCCGCCGCTGAAGAGCACGCCGAGGAGCCCGCTGCAGAGCCCGCTGGCGGAATCCCCGGATTCGAGGCGGTCTTCGCCCTGACTGGCCTGTTGGCAGTCTCCTACCTCGTCCTGAGGAAGAGAGAGTAATAAAGTATCTGGAAGAGCATAAAGCTCTTCCATCTTTCCTTTTTATATAATCGTTTTTATCCGCTCTCCGCTATTTTGCTACTCCCATTTCGTAGGGTGGAAGCTTTCTCGACCTTGCATCGGGGGCATAGGCGGTCGGTGGTCCGACTCGCGGAGAAGAATAATTATATGGGATTACATCTCATATAATTTGGGGCGATCTTTATCCCGAATATGGATGGTGCTCTTCATGACTGAAGCCCTATTCTACGATAAGCTGGATGGCGGAGCCGTCCGGTGCGGCCTATGCAACCACTTCTGCAGGATTAAGCCGGAGAAGAGGGGGATCTGCGGCGTCAGGGAGAACTATGGCGGCGTCCTCAAGACCCTCGTCTACGGCCGGCTGATCGCCATGCACGTCGACCCTATAGAGAAGAAGCCCCTCTACCACTTCATGCCGGGCCATCTCAGCTACTCCATCGCCACCGTCGGCTGCAACTTCCGGTGCCTCCACTGCCAGAACGCCGACATATCCCAGATCCCCGCCGAGGGGGGGGCCATCCGAGGGGAGCGGGTCGAGCCGGAACGGGTGGTGGCGGAGGCCCTCAGCGCCGGTTGCAGGTCGGTGGCCTATACCTATACTGAGCCGACGATCTTCTTTGAGTACGCCCTGGACGTATCGAGGCTGGCGGC
The sequence above is drawn from the Methanothrix harundinacea 6Ac genome and encodes:
- a CDS encoding geranylgeranyl reductase family protein → MAGGLDEVEVAVVGAGPAGSVAAETAARLGAEVVLIERKREIGSPVQCGGFLPEIEELEGLLPKAKIPEALADLPEGLVLHRTRVQRICSPSGRSKEFSVLGRVIDRRSFDRHLAWRAARAGARVLVGVRAELQEGRLHLSGRASGTMDAEVVIGADGPGSATARGAGLAARGEVGVCLEYEMAGVDIDPAAAEMYFGTASAPGGYAWIIPLGEDVANVGVGTRPPYLLGRGLREVLDSFISEHPIAKEKLQEGSVTAVMRGLVPAGGMPPAIQRGNVLLAGDAAGMVMATSGGGIPLAMVGGRAAGEVAARYIGGEAALQEYPEWIAEEMGRELANSVRIREVVDGMMKSDRLMDALFGILPPDQMKAIMRGQIPKALERVGDLMASR
- a CDS encoding sodium:solute symporter family protein; protein product: MDSYHLFLLLLGLYIAALIAIGLRSSRGQRSVEDFWLAGREIGAANIGLSAAASWLTASALLLATGLFLYIGVGSVWVWVFPNVAGLLIIAGIAKRVRRIPAMTQPELLEIRYHPIVRAPVAVAIAITMVLFAVTDFIGFKLVLATFFGVPPLYAVLLMAVAVSIYVSLGGFRAVVWTDAVQFLFLAGVAVGVAFLATRASVAGGITLAAASASLGSDWWNLFILGGVTGALVLQLALLPGWVAEQDPWQKIWASRDDRAARRGLILGAVLLAVVYLACLVAAVALRGIYPLPAGEIEAEMLYLTFIQESLPGGLVALFAIGFAAASMSCADTFATSGASCISRDIVQRHIRPQASMKEMLVINRALVIVMIAIAAAVALHVESIVEAVIIATVIGTTSYFFPIIGGLFWKRATRWGALAAVIVGGGTQIALISYEKLVLKAPLEAAFPDIAASGFLAEHGVLIGLSLSALVFVGVSLATARPEAARLAPFFEDVGREVYGDGALAADRTDPEYGKIARKIEEKVSGERAHLHLRLDLTPILADGGRIEERLDWSEFLGRLEAEHQAWHELTGKDTIYRLTQPDMLASVKMVRGDRLSIWLSAEPKREMIERQKDEIYLSYQEIQKTLLELGLSATPVG
- the ilvD gene encoding dihydroxy-acid dehydratase; the protein is MRSDITKVGPERAPHRALLKGTGLIDEEMDRPFVAVVNSWNEFIPGHIHLDKIAQAVKAGIRMAGGVPFEFHTIGICDGIAMGHRGMKYSLPSREIIEDTIEVMVEAHQLDGMVLISSCDKIVPGHLMAAGRLDLPAIAVTGGPMYPGFACDQELDLIDVFEGWQKGGEVLEVLENLACPGAGSCAGLFTANTMACLTETLGLSLPGCATAHAADAKKMRIAKKSGLKIVELIERGITAREVVTRKSIENAIRMDMAIGGSTNTALHIPAVASEFEIDIDLEDFDRLSRETPHLVNLRPGGPHHIIDLERAGGIPAVMKRLQSKLHRDVLTVTGRTLGEEIAAFSPANPETFAKVVRTLESPVHPEGGIAILKGSLAPEGSVVKQTAVSQEMRRHTGKAKVYDSEEDALAGIVGGEVVAGNVVVIRYEGPKGGPGMRETLSPTSAIQGIGLGNSVALITDGRFSGGTRGPCIGHVCPEAAVGGPIALVEDGDEIRIDIDARRIDLLVDAGTIEGRRGAWRPPEPKVAKGMLARYSRSVTSASRGGVLR
- the thpR gene encoding RNA 2',3'-cyclic phosphodiesterase, with amino-acid sequence MAPKGARPQEAGSSPRGIRSFVAVDLPGPIRDGMARVQAEIALPGVRLVNPGLIHITLKFLGDVPPSKVGRVDEALRRVRRSSFTARVRGVGAFPGRSIRVVWIGAEGEFEGLFSAVEEALVPLGFPREGRRFTSHATIARVARPGPETTALLAERLAPFREIDLGEFRVEEFSLKKSTLTPGGPIYEDLGSFPLSSD
- the cca gene encoding CCA tRNA nucleotidyltransferase; this encodes MRPSPEERERLAAVAGRIISWIEELMRAAGIGGEAVLVGSAARGTWLSGDHDLDVFIGVPEGSSLLPALEVARLVAPEFEERYAEHAYVHALFEGFEVDIVPCYLVEDASEIISAVDRTPFHSRYVSARIRGLEDEVLLLKQFMKGVGVYGSELRIGGFSGYLAELLVIRYGSFVGVLEGSSLWRPGEAIDLEDHSSRSHEDPLVVVDPVDPGRNVAAALTLDRMFAFAAASRLFLREPSLEFFFPPDLPPLPDEELREALAERRSTLILLEFAAPDLVEDVVFPQLRKAEQSVRALLERGGFSLLRSDADWHRAVPVRDDGVGATGPSDDVGVLRILLELEVALLPRVERRVGPPAWEAEHAKRFVASHPAPLSGPYIEGGRVVVEVARKFLRAEDILRSQVAGLSLGRHLGPSLRRGYKIYVGQEILEVRDPEFRIFIARYFSAREKVG
- a CDS encoding histone deacetylase family protein, with the translated sequence MARTGLIYHPIYLEHETDGHPERKERLISALEMIRSSGLELELVTPRPATLEEVRAVHSPGYIDQVRTISERGGGYLDLDTVVSRRSYEAALMAAGGVITGIERVNDGLENAFALVRPPGHHALPNRGMGFCIFNNVAIGARFAQRMGMERVLIVDWDVHHGNGTSAIFYDDRSVMYFSTHQFPHYPGTGRVKELGMDGAEGFTVNVPLPWGTGDSGYFAAFEEILKPLALEFDPDIVLVSAGQDPHQADPLSGMNLTCGAFGYMAAAVKEVADRCCGGRLVAALEGGYNLSALAESIVAVLRGFSGEDPGRIDGEEDPRAAERIEEVKRAMSPYWNCFR
- a CDS encoding S-layer protein domain-containing protein — encoded protein: MAVSAVDKVEIRGPVATVEDGKVVTWGPQEFAGFYYDIDDNIGTESITLTVTGDALEKDTGVIYETAAQNKEFDFDDWGEYKTIGFLADEYFAAYNEGTHLATESTDANLMKDEQLSKVLMDDDEDRTFTSGTPLKLAEDYELAIQAIDLDGNKVYVQLMKSGAVVDSAVVEPSKTGATLKDMTYVYKKDLGDTKKIVVIAVHFKNAFRGAEVDLATIDGIWQISDAITDVSQDTEYDKMTIQSVNAAAMTITMNNDDEKITLTKKKDILLMENLRIKTADQDEITPEEPLRFYLYKEITEPGTYEIRGNVQDLGMGTVEWDATTFAGFYYDIDDNLGREKLTMTITGDALEKDTGVIYETSAELNDFELEDWGQYRTIGFLADEYFAAYAEGSFLATESTDANLMKDEQLSKVLMDDDEDMTFYSGTPLKLAEDYELAIQAIDLDGNKVYVQLMKNGAVVDSAVVEPSKDGAVTKDKTYIYKKDLGDTKKIVVIAVHFKNAFRGANQDLATVNGIWQISDTVTDVSQDTEYDKMTIQTVNGATMTITMNNDDEKITLSKDKDILLMEKIRIKTADQDEITPEEPLRFYIYKEMTIEGEEAEEAAPAPVEAPAPAVEEPVAEEPVAEEPAAEAPAVEEPVAEEPAAEEHAEEPAAEPAGGIPGFEAVFALTGLLAVSYLVLRKRE